Genomic segment of Candidatus Flexicrinis affinis:
GCCTGCCACGCCTCCCAATAGCCCGGTCCCAGCACGTGCCGCTGCCATTGTTCGTCCAACCCGCGCAGCCATTCCTCGCCCGTCGGGCCGAATGCCAGACTCCCGCCGATCACGTCCGTCACCGAAATGCAGCGGCACTGTTCGTGCATCTCGACCGGCTCGCCGACGGGGATTTCGGTGCCGTGCAGCGCAACGCACACCGGACAGACCCGGTTGTCGAGCGTCGCCATCCGCCGGGCGCGCCGGATGATGTCGCGATTGGCCGCCTGTGCCGCCGCCGTCGCGTGCTTGTACGTCTGCAGAAACAGCGTCCGCAGCAGGATGTTCGCCTGCGATCGCGGCAGCGCGTCGACGAGCCGCGCCACGTCGGCCGCCGTCCGCAGCGGGTTGCGCCCTGCCGCGAAGTCGCGCAGGATCAGCTGGTTGATAAACGCCGTCGGCGCGCCCGCGAACTGCGCCAGCCGGGCCGCCCATGCCGGCGCGTTCTGAAACGCCACCAGCTGCGCCAGCGCCTCGGCGCTCACCACGTTCCACGCCGTCAGCACGCTCCCGCTGATGCCCAGCGCGGCCGGTAGCGCCGTCTGCAGCGTCTCCGCCGCCGCCAGTGCCGCCGACGACACCGACGCCGATCCGTCAGCGATGCGGTTGGCCGCCACCCGCGCCGCCGCGTCGATCTCCGCCGTCAAGTTGCGCAGGATCGGGTTGTCCGGTTGAAGCGGCAGGTTCAGCCGGCGTAGGCGCTCCACTTCGGCCTCGAATTCCGCCAGCGCCGCGCGAACGCGCGCCGTGTCGAATGCCGACGCTGCCGACCGCACCGTTTGTTTCGCCGCGTCTTCATAGCGGCGGTCGAGCAGCCGCGCCAGCAGCTCGCTAAGACTCTCCGCCACCGTTCGCCCCGTTCTGTGCGTCCGGCGTGCCCGTCGACTGCTGCGGCGCGCTCAATTGCGGAACCGCCGCCGGCCGGCCGCTGAACCCCGGCGCGAGCTGCATCATCTGGTTCAACGACGCTTCGTCGCTCGCCTGCCGCTCCGCCACCAGCTCCTCGATCTTCTGCGCGTCCCAACCCGTCACGCGCGCCGCGTAGACCAGCGCTTCCTTGAGGCCGGCCAGCTTTTCGAGGATCAGCGCTTCGGCCAGTACGTCCGAGTTGCTGCGCAGCTCCGCCGCCCGCCACTGCGTCGTCCACCGGTTCGATTTCGGCGCCGATCGCGGCGAGAACGCGTCATAGACACGTGTCGTCAGCCGCGCCACGTCCTCCCAACAGTTGCCGATCGTCACGTGGAACCGCGCGATCTTGCCGAGCAGCCCCTTCTCCGCCTCCTTGCGTGACTCACCGCTCGCGTCGTCCGACACGCTCAGCGACGACGGCGTGCGCGTCGTCTCGGCCAGCTCGGTCTTCGTGTTGCGGTAGGCGTCCAGCAGCGGCGACACGTCCGCTTGGTCGAACGTGCCGACCTGAATCGCGGCGATGTGCTTGGCCTGCTGCTCCGTCACCGCCGGAATCGCGCCGTTCTCGGCTTTCTTCGGCGCGGCCATCACCATGAACATCCCTGGCGCAATGCCGGCGTCCGGCTGCCAGCCTTTCACCCATCGGATCGGGAAACCGAGCAGTTCGGTCGTCATCGCGATACTGTGCGTCGTCCGGTTGAGCTGATCCTGCTGCGGCACCACGCCGCGCAGTTCGGACAGCCCGAACCCTCCGCGTCCGCGCCGGCGGTTGGCGAAGTGCACGAACGGCACGCCCAACGGCCGGCCGGCCTTGTCGACCCACGGCAGCGGCTTGCCGCCGTCATCGTCGAGAACCCGCAAGCCGCCCTCGTTGGCGCCGCGCACGTAGCGGTAGATCCGGTCCGGCAGGTACAGGTTGACGCGCAGCGTGTCGGCGAATTTCTCCGTCGTCTCCTGCCAGATCTTGATCGCCGCCGCCAGTTCGCTCGTGCTGCGCCCCTTCGGAAACCCGATCACGCCTTCGATGCCGTCGTAGGCCAGTTCCTGCACCCACGAAATGCGCGCGTTCTCGTTGTCCCACACCACCGCGACGTACGTGTCGCCGTCGCACAGCGCCGACTCGTGTACGTTCATCTGGAAGCCATCGAGCCGGTTGTCCTCGGCGATCTCGCGCAGCCACGCCGTCGCCGCCGCCGTCGCGCCCTCGATGCCGGTCACGGTCAGCCGGTCGGTCATCGACGAGATGACCAGTTCGCAGTGGTTTGCGCCCAGTTCGCGGCCCTCGGGAATACGCAGCTGCTGACGCATTTCCTCCGTCATATTCGCGTCGAAGTCGCCGTCCGGTACCGTCGGTACAGCGCGACGGACCGCGCGCGAATGGCGCTGTCGACCGACCACGCGTCGCCGGCGATGCCCTTCGGCAGCAGCTTGCGAATCGTGTCGATGATGGCGTCGCCGGTGGTCATCGGTTCGCTGGCCATGTCTCACCCTTTCATGAAATCTTCCGGCGCCGCATGCGCCCGTCCGTGCTGAACGACCCGCCACGGTCGCGCTGGTCGCGCCCGTCCGTGCTGAACGATCCGCCCGAATTGAACAATCCGCCGCCCGACACGCCCATACAGAGATAGCGTAACGAATCGACCGCATGATCGTTCACCTTGCGCGGCTGATCGCGCAGCCCGTCGCGGTTCGTCATCCACTGATACTGCCCGAACTCGGCGATCAGGTTCGCCGCCGATCCGGTGACGATCAGCCCCGGCTCGTCGACCCCTCGGCCGTAGTCGCGCCGCACCAGTCGCCGCCGCACTTCCTGCAGCCCGGGCAAAACGCGATTGTCCGCCGGCTGCGCCGGCAGTCCGGCCTCGGCCATCTTGTTGATGTTGTCCGGGTCGGCCGGGTCGCAGTAGAACGTCTCAACACGGAATTGGTCGCGCAATTCCACGCCGATCCTCACCCACTCTTCGATCCGCTGCTGCCGCTGATATTCCTCATGCAGCACCCACAGCCTATCATCGGCGTCAACGCCCGCCACCAGCATCACGCCGGGGTTGGCAAATCCCCAGTCGACGCCGGCGACGATCTGCTTGAACTTCGACAGACCTACGCTCTCGCGGAAGACGTGCGTGTGTTCGCCAAACTCGGGATAGATCAAGCCTTCGAAGGCGACGAACTCGCCTTCCAGCTCCTGCCGCAGGAAGTCGCCGGTGTATTCGTGCTGCAGCGACTCGACGAAGCCGCCGTCGAGGTGATAGTTCTCCGCCGTTCGGCCGCGTATCAGCCGATAATCCTTATCCGGCTCCGCCACCCACAGCTGATAAATCCAGTCGCGCCCCTTGGGCGTCGTCGCGATGAACGCGTAGCCGGCGATCCCGTTCTCGCGCAGGCGCCCGATCATGATGCGGAAGACCATCCGCGTGTACAACGCCGCTTCGTCGCCGGCCCACCAGCTGATGTTCGGCCCGCGCAGCTTTTCCGGGTTCGACGCCGACCGGAACAGGATCGTCGAGCCGTTGTGCAGCACCGCCTTCATCTCGGCTTTGTTGAAGTCGGCCACAAGCGGCTCGAAGAGGCTCATGAACGTCGTCAACGTCGCGTCCCGCAGCATCGGGAACGTCGGCGCCGTGATCACGCCGGTATTCGGCGTCGGAATGTGACGTTTGCCGACGATTCCATACGCCGCCAGCGCCGCCCGCACGCACAGCGCGTACGACTTCCCCCAGCCGATGCCGGTGACGACGGCGAGAAACCGCTCGCTGGCGGTGACGAATTGCAGCTGCTTGTGGTGCAGCGTGATCGGTATTCGGAGGTCGGGTTGAACGTTGCGCAGCGCCATACCGTTACAGTACGTGCGCTGTCCAGCCTCAGCCGGCGGCCAGCATCGCCAACGGCCGCATAACCGGACGTTCCACGCGCGGCCGTGCTGTCGGGGCCCGCCGTTTGCGAGGTCGCTTGCGCCAGTCCTGCCCGTCGCCCACCGGTGGCGGAAGCGACGGCTGCCTCGTGCGCGGCGTTGCCGCAAGCGCCGGGTTGGCCAGCTCCTCGAGCATCCAGAACGCCGGCATCGATTCGCGTAATCGCGCCCGCGCCACCTCGCGCAGCATCGCCGCGCCGGTCTCAGCGTCAGGCGCGTTCTCCAGCATGTTCGAGATCGCCAACGACTCCGCCGAGCTGCGACAGTCATCGTCGTCGACGAATACCGCCGCGCTCAACGGTGGGCGTGCCGCCGCGTCCTGCCGCTTCCGTTGGCGATCCTCGGCCGCCTCGCGCAGAATCTTGGCGAAGATCCCGCCGTCATAGGCGGCCTGCGTGGCCGGGTCGAGACTGGACCGTGGTGTCATTGCACTCCGCGTCGAAATGGTCGAAAATAGGTTTTCGGTCGCCCGCCGACCCGCGCAAACGTTGCCGGCGGGCGTCACTCCGGCCCAGCGGACTAATCCTCCGCTGAGTCGTCCGGCTCGGTCGAGGCGTCGTCTTCGGCCGAGCCTTCTTGAATCTCGAACAGCACGTTTAGCGGTTTCCCGCCGCTCGTCACGTCCACGTTCGTCGGCGCCGGCCCGTCCAGGTGCGCCAGTACGATCCGGCTCAGGCTGATGTACTCCTGCCCTGTCAACCCGATCCGCACCGGTTTTTCATACTGTTCGGTGGACGTCGGAAACTCGATGTAACCGCGCGTTAGTCCGCTGATCACCGCCTCGGCGAAGGCCTGTTTGCCCGTCCGTCCGTCGGCGCCTTTGCGCTTCAGCAGCTGCTCGAGCTGGTTGGCCAGCGCCCGGGCCTTGGGTGGCCGGCCGCGCGGGTTTCCGCTCTGCCCCGGTTTGAACTGTCCTGCGTTCGCCATCCTCAGTAGCTCCTGTTCTCGGCCTGTATTTCAGGCTCGCTCGCTGTCCTCACCACCACCACTCGTACCCCTCCCCGTCGCACCACTCGCACGGCATGAACGACTCCCAATGGTCGCGCCCGGTCCCGTTGCACTTCGGGCATGTGCGGTCCGGTTCGTCGTACATCGCGTCCAAGTCGGCCTCGTCAAGTTCGTACGCCTCAATTTCTTCCGGTGTCGGGTGTTGTTCGTTCTGCTGGCTCATAGCTCACCCCCGCACACGGGGCAGTAGTATTCGCCGGCGTAATCGAAGAATCCGCATTCCGGGCAGCGTTCCGATCCGGCCCCTCCGTAGTCACCCGTCAGCGGTTCGTCGTCGTTCGGATCGCTGGACCGGTGCATCATCTCGCTGTACTCGGCCTCGGCCACGTCCTCCGCTGTCAACGGCGCGTCGAGTTGGTCGTCTGCCCACACCTCGGACTGTTCGATGATGTCACTCATGGATCGCCTCTTTTCTGTCCTTCCACATCACCCGGCCGCTCTCCCACGAAAACAATTTGTCGGGATTCGCTGCCTCGACCATCTTGGCGATGTCCCGTTCCAGCATGTTGAACGGCTGTTCTGCAAGATACTCGATGGCAAACGACCGGTCCGTGCGATTGCCAGACGCCCCGATGCACGTCACTGACACGTCTCCGCCACTGGCCGGCCGGTACCAGAACATCGCGATGCCCGTACGCTGCAGCCACTTCGTCAGGTCGTCGAATCGGTCCTGCGCGCGTTCTTCAGGCGTACGAAAATGCGCGTCCGGATACCGCTCGCGGATGTCGTCGACCGCGTCCGTGAGCGCCGCCAACTGCGCACTCAGTTTGTCGCAGATCGCCGCCAACCGGCGCTTGTCACTCACCAACGAGTCCACGATCGTCAACAGCGTCACGACCTGGTCCATCCGCAGCGGCGGCGAGTACATCAGTGCGCGCGGATCGCGTTGAACCGCGCGCCTCATGTCCGTCAGGATGTCACTCATATCAACCTCCGTGTCAATTCGTCAGGATCGAGATCGGGAAACTGGAACTTGAACAGCACCGGCGCGTTCCAGCTGTACACCGGGTTCGTGCGCGGACCCGTCCGCTGGGCGATTCCAAGCCGAACCAGCGTCAGCGGCGGGTTATTGACGAACGTCGTGCGCGACACGCCGAGGTACTGCACCGCCTGCGCCGTGCTCAGCCGTTCATGCCGCGCCAACAGGGCCACGAAGTCGCGCTTCCAGCTGCGCCGGCTGCCCACGCCCGTGCCCGTCCAGGCCCGCAGTTTGCGCACGAGCTGGTCGAACTTCTCGCGCTGCCGCCGGATCGCGCTCTGGCGCGCCGCCTCCTGCCGTTCCTCGATTCGCTGGTCGAGTTCGTCGACGAGCGGCAGCTCGCCGCGTTCGCGCAGGGCCGCCGTCAAATTCGCCATGCGCTCGGCCATGCTCGCGCCGTTCGGATAGTCCGCGTTGACATACTTTTCGACATAATCCGGGGCCTTTTCGGCATCCGCCTTCGCCTGCGCGTCCGCCGCTTTCGCCGGCGATATGTCCGCGTCGTACAGGACGATACTGGTCCCGTGCAGTACATGGCCGTTCGACACGGCCGCATGTGCCGCCGGGTCGAACGTATGCCCGTTGAGCCAGGCCCGCAGCTTGGCGATTTCGACGTCCTTCGCGCGGATCTCCGACTCGAGCGCCGCAATCCGCGCCTTCAGGGCCGTCAGTTCGTTGTCCGGCGCGGTGTCGGACTGGGGAATTTCCCCACTTGGCGCGCCCAGCAATGCCGCAAACGCCTCCAACGTCGCCGCATCGACCTGCTGCGCGGTCTGCTCGCGGCTCCGCAGCCGGTCGACACCCGGCGTATACCCGGCGTGCGTCGTCTCCGCCGCCGTCACTTTCACCCGCGTCACGCCGCGATCGTTGACGACCAGCGCCTCGCCCCGCCCCATTTCGAACGCCGCCGCTTTGACCTCGGCCGGCGTCATCCACGCTGACGGGATGTTCGCGATGTACGTCTGTGCGTCCGTGTCGTACCGCACGAAGTGGAACACCTTGACCACCGCCTGCGTCAGCACGTCTTTGTCGACTCGGGCTGCCCGCTGGCTGGCCAGGATGATCCCCAGCCCGCGTTTGCGCCCGCGCGTCGCGATCTCGGTGATGATGTCCGTCGCGTCCGTCGGCGCCGACTGCGGCACGTACAGCTGCGCCTCTTCCAGTACGACGTGATACGGCCGGCGCAGCTCCTCGGCCACGTCGAGCAGCCGGTTCAGGAACGCCGCCACGATCGCGATCCGTTCGCTGGCGCTCCGCCATCCGCTCAGGTCGACGATCACCGGCTGCTGCTGCCTCAGCGACGCGTCCGCGATCCGGTCCGCCGTCTCGGCCGTGATCGGCAGGTCGACCGTCTGGCCAGGCGTCTTGCCGAAGATCAGCACGTGGTGCGCTTCGCGCAGCGTGTGGTACTCGCCCTCGATGTCAAACACGCACATCGGCAGGCCCGCGCCCAGCATCTGCTCGACGATCCGCCGGACCGTCATGCTCTTGCCGCTGCCGGTCGTCCCCAGCACCGCCAGCGTCTGCCCGATGATCGACTCCATCGGCAGCTGCAGGCCTGGCGCCAGGTCGATCGCGCTCTCAATCGTCAGTTCTCGCTGCATGTCCGTCTCCTTGTGCGACGTGTCGCGTTCAGCGTCCAAGCGATCAGGTTTTGCCGCCGGCGTGATGCGGTTCCAGTCGACGACCAAGCCGCGTCCGCGATCCAGCCGCGCATACCCGCCATCCAGCAGAAACCGGCGTGCGCGCCGCCCGATCTGCGCCTGCCCGTACACGTCCAGGCCGGCATCCGCCTTTCTGCACAGCACGTGAACGTCCGGCCCACCGGCGAGGCTCTTCGACCGGACCCGTACCAGCGTGTCCGGCGCATCGCGGAAGGCCTCTGCCCCCACGAACGACCAGCCGTCGCGCGCATCAAATGCGAGATACACCGCGTCGGTCATTTCGGCCCGCTTTCGAGCCGCGCCTTGACCGCGCGCAGCCACTCTTCGACCTGCTCCACGATCGTGGCCAGCTCGCTCGCCGGCGCCGAGTTCAACACCCGGTCGAGCCGGTTGTACGTCGGCTGCCACGTCTTCACGTACCACGATTTGGCGGCCTTGTCCCCGCGCAGCTGGTCGCGCATCTCGCCAATCGACCAGTTCGCGGCGACCGCGCGCGCCAGCCACAGCCGCTGCATTTGCGGATCCATCGCCGCTATTAGCTTGTGGTGGTTGAAACTCAAAGCATCGGTACGTACCGATAATTTGACGCTGCGCGCGACATACGCGAAGTCGCGCAGCGTCGCCACTTCGAAGCCCAGCCCGACGGCGGCGCCCATGTACGTGTCGCGGTAGCGTATTTCGCCCTGGTTCAGCCAGTCGCCGATCGCCCACTGCAGGCCGGCCTCCACTTCGCGCAGAAACTGCCCGAACGCCGCCCATTCCTCGAAGTTCTGCGCGAACCCCTCGAGGCCGATCCGCGTAACCCGCATCTTCGGCGCCGGTTCCAGCGCCCGTCCGCCCGCGGACGGGTATGCCACAGCCGCCGCCTCGTCGAGCGACACGTGCGGAAGCTGCCGGATCGCACCCGGTCCGCCCTTGCGCCGTACCGGATTGCCGCTGTCGTTCATCGCGTTCCCTCCCCGGCCGGCGTCCGCCGCTTCGTCCGCAGCTGAACCTCGTCGACGACTTCCCACGCCTCGTCTGCCGCCTCCGTGTCCGGCGCGAATGCGAAAATCGATTTGCCGTTGCGCGCAGCCTCCGCCCATACGATCCGCTCTCGCACCGGCGGCAGCACCGCGTCATGCCCGAAGTGGTGCCGGGCGTCGACCAGGTTGTCCTCGTGTTCGATCACGCGCCGCATCCGGCACGGCTGAATGCCCACCAGCTGCGCCGGCGGCAGGCCGTACTTCTCGCGGAAGATGTCGAACTCCCGCACGCGCGCCACCGTCGCCGCCAGTCCGCTCAACGACAGCGACTCTGCCAGCGTTACGAAGACGAAGTGGCTCGTCGCCGCGTAGATCAGCGGATGCAGCAGGCTCGGCGTCGGCGACGTGTCGATCAGCACGTAGTCGTACTCGTGCCGGATCTCTTCGAGCCGCCGCAGCACCGCGAACACCTCGCCGATCGCGCCGGCGACGTTGCGCGTTTCGTGGTTGCTCGCGATGATCCGCAGGCAGGCGCGCAGGTCGTGCGGGTGTTCGCCCGGAATGATCCACTGGCCCATCGGCACGTCGTCGACCACCTCGGCCCAGTCGCCGCTGCGCACCAGCCAGTCGTAGAACGCCGGCCGCTGTTCCATCCCGAACATCGCCGCAATGTGCCCCTGCGCGTCGGCATCGATGATCAGCACCCGCGCCCCGCGCTGCGCCAGGCCGGCGCCGACCGTCACGCACGTCGTCGTCTTGCCGACCCCGCCCTTTTCGTTCAGAAATGTGATCGACTTCATAACAGCCTCGGCTGTTCCATCGCCTGTTCGTCGAGCGGCGCAAAGTCGTACGCTACGTCGCGCGCAAACAGCTTCTGCCGCGTGTACGCCGCCACGCTGCGATCCTTCGGCGCGATCGGATCCACGCCCAGCAGGTCGAACATGAACGTCTCGGCCCGAACGGCCAGCTTGCGCTTGCCCGGGCTGTCCCATCCGTCCGGATCGCCGAATGCGTTCACCGTTCGCACCCAGCGGTCGGCATGCCACAGGTACCCGCCAATCGCCCGGATCGAACTGCGTTGCATGCGGCCCATCACGTACTGGTTGGCGTCTCCCGGCCCCGTCCGAAGCCACGTCTGGAACCCAACGTTCACCCAGTCGGCCATGAACAGCTCGATGCGCAGGCCCTGGAACAGCAGTCCACGGTATTTGTCGCCCCATCGCGTTGTGCGACGGTCGCCGTAGAGCGCCTTTTCGATCTCGCCATCCAGCACCATCCGGTCCAGCCGCTGGTACAGGCCCGCCGTCGGGATGATCACGATTTCGGCGTCCTTCACCACCGGCTTGCTTCGCCGGATCGACCCGGCCACCAGCCACCACTGGCAGTCGCCGGCGATCAGATCTGTGAATGCGTCGACGATGTCGCTGGCCACATGCAACTCAGGCATGATCGTTCTCCTTTACCTTCGCGTCATTCATCGAGCGGAAGCCTCATGCTCGCGGCGACGTAACTCGCCACGGTGTCCGCCCGCCCCAGCCGGTTGATGATCGCCCAGTGCAGCAGCAGCGGCGGATGACCGGCCACCTTGAAGCTGCACAGCGAACTCTCCCGGTGCACCGCCGCCTCGACCATCACGCCTCCGTACGTGCGTTCCACCGCCGCCGCAATCAATGTCGTAGCCCAAGCCGCGTTTTCGCTCGTGATCTCCATGTCATGCCTCCCGAACACGGTAGAACGCCGGTGTCGGCGCAACGTCGGGCGACTCGAACAACACGCGCACCGGCCTGCCGCACGCGTCGCTCAAGACGCGCGCCACGTTTCGATACAGCCGGTGCTGCAGCATCTCGCGCGCCGCCGGCGATCCGACGTTCACGACGAATTCGTCGCCCTCCGTACGGTGCAGCCGCGCCCCCTCCAGCCACGGACTGCCCGGCATCTGCAACCGCAGCTGGTGCAGCGCGGTATTCCATGCGTCGATGTCGCGCGCCGACGCGGCCGGCGGGGGTGTCGGACCCGCGCGCATCGGGGCAGGCGGCGTCCATGAAGCGGCAGGGGCAGCCGCGCCGGTCTCGCGCAAATCGGTTGTCGCGGGTTTCGGCGCCGGCACCTCCACCGCCGGTATCAGCGCCAGCTGCCGCCCGAAATCTCCGCTGTTCGCCTCGGTCTCAAGAGCGACCGCCACGTAGCTCCAGGTCCGCCCGCCAGCGCGTCGGCACCGCGCAAGTACCGTTCGGACAATCGAATCGGTCAGACGCGCCGCCGCCGCCAACAGCCGATCGCGAATCGCTTCGAACTTCCCACCGAACACCAGACGAAACCGGCTGAAGAGTTCCAAAACTCCCTTTTCTCTCTCTCTTTGAATCAGGTGTACGTTTCGTGCATCCCCGTCCACGTCGCTTCCCGTACCGGCTTGTTCGTCACGTACAGACGGGTGTTCGTTCCGTACAGGGGGGTGTTCGTTTCGTACACCCCCGTCTGGCCCTTCGTCGTCCGGAGCGCACAACTGCAAGGCTGTCTCGAAAGCGGGCCAGAACACCGGATCGTCGATCCGCCAGCTGCTGATGCCGTCGTTCGTGTTTCGCACGCCGGCAGCAGCGAGCAGCCCGATCGCGTTACGAACACGCGTCCGGCCAAATCCGTACTGCCGCTGCCAGTCTTCATTGGAGATGTGCACCTCGCTTTGCCGTCGCTCGTCCATCACGTCGATGATGTGCCGCAGTACGATGCCCGCCACCGGGTTGCGGCCCGCCATCTGGTGCGACACCAGCGTCCAGCTGCAGCGTGCCGCGTGGATCCGCTGCTCGACCCGGAACCGAATTGATGAAATGCTCGACACGCTCTACTCTCCTTTGATTGCGCCGGAAGTCGATCGGTGTTACACTTCCGACATCTCCTTTTTTGCTTTGCAGACCGCCCGGGCGCCCTCGGGCGGTTTGCATTTCCCCACACAAAACAAACGCGCGTGGGGAATTCGTCACGATTGCGCCTTATGCGAAAAGGCGTTTTCGCTTGCAATTCCACACGCGCGCGCTATAGTGCGAAGTAGCTAACCAGTTGTTACGAAGTCACCGCACCATGAAACTGAAGAACGCAGTCGACCTCTTCCTTCTTAGTTACCAGAACCCGGACACCCGCAAGTCCCATCGCATCGTGCTGAGCCACATGCTCAAACATCTCGACGGATACCTTGAGGTCGACAGACTTCGCCCCGCCGATCTGGTCGAGTACGCCGCCGTGCTGGACACATGCGACACGTGGTCGCCGGCGACTCGGCGCAAGTACCAGAAAAACGTGAAGACGTTCTTCAATTGGCTTGTCAAAATCGAGGAGATCGACCGGTCCCCGGCCCGCAACGTCATCCGCGCAAAGTCGCTGCCGGCCTACATCAGCCGCGATAAGGCCATCTCGGACGACGAGCTGGAGACGATGCTCACGTGGTCGCAGTTTCACCCGCGCCATGATGCGCTATTCAAGCTGCTGCGTGATTCAGGATGTCGCATCGGGGGCGCGGCTGGTTTACGCGTCGACGATATCGACTTCGAGCGTAATGTGGCATTTGTCACCGAGAAAGGTGACAAATCGCGCTTGATCGCGTTCGGTGTCGAGTGCGCCAACGCCATTCGCGTCTGGCTGCTGCAGCGCCGCGCCGGCGCCGGACCGGTTGTCTTCAGCATCACCGGCAGGCCGATCAAGGCGGCCAGCCTCGCCCAGCTCGTCAGCGCAGCCGCCAAGAAACTCGGATTGCGCGCTTTAGGGCCGCATCACTTCCGGCACCGCAAGGGCCACCAGCTTGCAGATGCGAAGGTCGCGCCGTCGATCGCAGCGACCGCCCTCGGCCACAGCGGCCCGGACATCACACTCAAGCACTACTACCCGGCGGACTGGGAGACGGCCGAGCAGCATTTGCGTGCGCTCACGCAGGCCGACGAAGCACGTCAGCCCAAGCAGGTGCTCAAGCTGCCCATCGACAACCGCAGAAAGGCGGGGGGTTAGGAGTTCCGCCAGTATCGCGGAATTCGCATATGGGCCAAGAGGCCCTCGGTTCGAATCCGAGTACCCCGACAGAGAAGCATCCGCGGCCGAAGGCAAACCCTTCGGCCGCGTTGATTCCTGCGGAGGCGTGACGTCTTGGACTTCCTCCTGAGTCAGTTCTTGGGCTGCTTGCTCGGCATCGGCTTGATGCTATTTGCCTCGTGGGCATGTCGCAATACGGAACGACAGTATCGGAAGAGCGTCGCAACCGGCGTAATGGATCGGCGCAGACGGACGTATTGGCATGGACGGTATATCGAGACGGACGACCAGCGAGTACTTAGATTCTGGGCATGGTTGGCTCGCTACTGGCAGATTGCCGATAACATCTGCCTTGCTGTGGCGTTCCTGCTCATTGCCGCCGCCGCGTACTGGCTGATCCTTCTGATGGCTGCACACCTCGTGTAGTCGCTCGAATTACTTTGCGGGCACACTCACTGGGGTCGCCGTGTATCTCGCGTCTTCCGCCGGTGGCCGCTGCGTTCGTTGATCTGCTCGCGCCGCGCCTGCTCCTCGCGCAGCGCATCTGCCGCTCCGTGAACAAGTACGGCCCGCTTCCTGTCGGCGTCCAACGCACGAAACGCGGCCGAAATCGACTCGGCGGACTGCGCCTTGATACCTCGTCCAACTACCAGGCCGGATTCTTCGGCAAGCCG
This window contains:
- a CDS encoding phage portal protein, encoding MRQQLRIPEGRELGANHCELVISSMTDRLTVTGIEGATAAATAWLREIAEDNRLDGFQMNVHESALCDGDTYVAVVWDNENARISWVQELAYDGIEGVIGFPKGRSTSELAAAIKIWQETTEKFADTLRVNLYLPDRIYRYVRGANEGGLRVLDDDGGKPLPWVDKAGRPLGVPFVHFANRRRGRGGFGLSELRGVVPQQDQLNRTTHSIAMTTELLGFPIRWVKGWQPDAGIAPGMFMVMAAPKKAENGAIPAVTEQQAKHIAAIQVGTFDQADVSPLLDAYRNTKTELAETTRTPSSLSVSDDASGESRKEAEKGLLGKIARFHVTIGNCWEDVARLTTRVYDAFSPRSAPKSNRWTTQWRAAELRSNSDVLAEALILEKLAGLKEALVYAARVTGWDAQKIEELVAERQASDEASLNQMMQLAPGFSGRPAAVPQLSAPQQSTGTPDAQNGANGGGES
- a CDS encoding DUF87 domain-containing protein yields the protein MTDAVYLAFDARDGWSFVGAEAFRDAPDTLVRVRSKSLAGGPDVHVLCRKADAGLDVYGQAQIGRRARRFLLDGGYARLDRGRGLVVDWNRITPAAKPDRLDAERDTSHKETDMQRELTIESAIDLAPGLQLPMESIIGQTLAVLGTTGSGKSMTVRRIVEQMLGAGLPMCVFDIEGEYHTLREAHHVLIFGKTPGQTVDLPITAETADRIADASLRQQQPVIVDLSGWRSASERIAIVAAFLNRLLDVAEELRRPYHVVLEEAQLYVPQSAPTDATDIITEIATRGRKRGLGIILASQRAARVDKDVLTQAVVKVFHFVRYDTDAQTYIANIPSAWMTPAEVKAAAFEMGRGEALVVNDRGVTRVKVTAAETTHAGYTPGVDRLRSREQTAQQVDAATLEAFAALLGAPSGEIPQSDTAPDNELTALKARIAALESEIRAKDVEIAKLRAWLNGHTFDPAAHAAVSNGHVLHGTSIVLYDADISPAKAADAQAKADAEKAPDYVEKYVNADYPNGASMAERMANLTAALRERGELPLVDELDQRIEERQEAARQSAIRRQREKFDQLVRKLRAWTGTGVGSRRSWKRDFVALLARHERLSTAQAVQYLGVSRTTFVNNPPLTLVRLGIAQRTGPRTNPVYSWNAPVLFKFQFPDLDPDELTRRLI
- a CDS encoding ParA family protein, which translates into the protein MKSITFLNEKGGVGKTTTCVTVGAGLAQRGARVLIIDADAQGHIAAMFGMEQRPAFYDWLVRSGDWAEVVDDVPMGQWIIPGEHPHDLRACLRIIASNHETRNVAGAIGEVFAVLRRLEEIRHEYDYVLIDTSPTPSLLHPLIYAATSHFVFVTLAESLSLSGLAATVARVREFDIFREKYGLPPAQLVGIQPCRMRRVIEHEDNLVDARHHFGHDAVLPPVRERIVWAEAARNGKSIFAFAPDTEAADEAWEVVDEVQLRTKRRTPAGEGTR
- a CDS encoding tyrosine-type recombinase/integrase → MKLKNAVDLFLLSYQNPDTRKSHRIVLSHMLKHLDGYLEVDRLRPADLVEYAAVLDTCDTWSPATRRKYQKNVKTFFNWLVKIEEIDRSPARNVIRAKSLPAYISRDKAISDDELETMLTWSQFHPRHDALFKLLRDSGCRIGGAAGLRVDDIDFERNVAFVTEKGDKSRLIAFGVECANAIRVWLLQRRAGAGPVVFSITGRPIKAASLAQLVSAAAKKLGLRALGPHHFRHRKGHQLADAKVAPSIAATALGHSGPDITLKHYYPADWETAEQHLRALTQADEARQPKQVLKLPIDNRRKAGG